Proteins from a single region of Spodoptera frugiperda isolate SF20-4 chromosome 8, AGI-APGP_CSIRO_Sfru_2.0, whole genome shotgun sequence:
- the LOC118275500 gene encoding uncharacterized protein LOC118275500 yields the protein MINMEKVIVLLAFVAVVCGVQYDGLRAKFGWTDALADMEYFFKIPRTISDVEAEGWLRTERPKGPLPELRMYCPPGRGLCSLYDTAGFVAGIMLAFPADGLETALPPEKNLVKWSAPAVEGEPAGEYWTATQFFVSEESLKAGAGPQVENGATLQDGGVWVVGHDSRLMRIPSTEAELNSTTFKKQNCIPNMGTHYYYNMTRDLKCDDYFPWFAMTTQGDMVGTGFQMVGKMTKPKKARNWFDDLPNPKQGMSIGLPHAPDCLLESVEKYGVISIHIYFVDEPWKIKCQVGDSIKAVPALDRILLNGYKYANKISDEVVKLFSG from the exons ATGATAAACATGGAAAAAGTAATTGTGTTGTTAGCCTTCGTAGCGGTCGTGTgtg GTGTCCAATATGACGGACTTAGAG CAAAATTCGGTTGGACGGATGCCCTGGCTGATATGGAGTACTTTTTCAAAATTCCTCGCACCATCAGTGATGTGGAAGCCGAAGGGTGGCTGCGGACTGAGCGGCCGAAGGGTCCACTACCAGAGCTGAGGATGTACTGTCCTCCAGGAAGAGGGCTTTGTTCCCTCTATGATACTGCTGGCTTTGTCGCCGGAATTATGCTTGCT TTTCCAGCTGATGGACTAGAGACTGCACTGCCTCCAGAGAAGAACCTCGTGAAATGGTCAGCTCCGGCGGTGGAAGGCGAGCCGGCAGGAGAATACTGGACTGCTACACAGTTCTTTGTGTCTGAAG AATCTCTGAAGGCTGGTGCTGGTCCGCAAGTAGAGAATGGAGCGACATTGCAAGACGGTGGCGTATGGGTTGTGGGACACGACTCACGTCTGATGCGTATACCTAGCACAGAAGCAGAGCTGAACAGCACCACCTTCAAAAAGCAAAATTGTATTCCTAATATGG GAACACATTACTATTACAATATGACCCGTGACCTTAAATGCGACGATTACTTCCCATGGTTTGCGATGACCACACAGGGTGATATGGTCGGCACTGGCTTCCAGATGGTGGGCAAAATGACCAAGCCCAAAAAGGCAAGGAATTGGTTTGATGATTTACCGAACCCCAAACAAGGCATGTCG atAGGGCTACCTCATGCTCCTGACTGCCTCCTCGAAAGCGTAGAGAAGTACGGAGTCATctcaatacatatttacttcGTCGATGAACCCTGGAAGATTAAGTGCCA GGTTGGAGACTCGATCAAGGCGGTACCAGCGTTAGACCGCATTCTCCTCAACGGCTACAAATACGCCAACAAAATATCTGATGAAGTAGTAAAACTATTCAGCGGTTAA